A single Actinomadura algeriensis DNA region contains:
- a CDS encoding ATP-binding protein: MIEAAHAEMTIKRHLRSIGEVRGFIRLVLGPTGIDDFVPCLVASELVTNAIRHTTGEDDVTFRLGHNEDGSLWMEVQDSLWEEPRVQRADLDGESGRGLFVVEQYTRYWGVRPLSGNTGKVVFAVLNP, translated from the coding sequence ATGATCGAAGCGGCACACGCCGAGATGACGATCAAGCGGCACCTGAGGTCAATCGGTGAAGTGCGGGGCTTCATACGGCTCGTGCTCGGGCCGACCGGGATCGACGACTTCGTGCCGTGCCTGGTCGCGAGTGAGCTGGTCACCAACGCGATCCGGCACACCACCGGGGAGGACGACGTGACGTTCCGGCTCGGGCACAACGAGGACGGGTCGCTGTGGATGGAGGTGCAGGACTCCCTCTGGGAGGAACCGCGCGTCCAGCGGGCCGATCTGGACGGCGAGTCCGGGCGCGGCCTGTTCGTCGTCGAGCAGTACACCCGCTACTGGGGCGTGCGGCCCCTGTCGGGCAACACCGGCAAGGTCGTCTTCGCGGTCCTAAACCCGTGA
- a CDS encoding GNAT family N-acetyltransferase — MSQADEPIIWISGDKAGLGPFSGKLVDCYWRWEQDPAALIGYGRQTPDSLDNRREGYQHQARGTDDQLRFTVYDLTTATPTPVGTTAVLIDHHVRTGEFIIQLGPGFRGKGLGTEATRLTLDYAFHVTALKCVHLSVLSPNVNAISAYERAGFRRIGERRDSGYWLGQRVNETLMDAVPADFRGPSAVRHLVETH, encoded by the coding sequence ATGAGCCAGGCCGATGAGCCCATTATTTGGATTTCCGGCGACAAGGCGGGACTTGGACCGTTCTCCGGAAAGTTGGTCGACTGCTACTGGCGGTGGGAGCAGGACCCCGCCGCGCTGATCGGCTACGGCCGCCAGACTCCGGATTCCCTGGACAACCGCCGTGAGGGCTACCAGCATCAAGCCCGAGGAACCGACGACCAGCTCCGGTTCACCGTCTACGATCTCACCACCGCGACACCGACCCCGGTCGGTACCACCGCGGTCCTGATCGATCACCACGTCCGGACGGGCGAGTTCATCATCCAGCTCGGGCCGGGCTTCCGTGGCAAGGGACTCGGTACCGAGGCGACACGCCTCACGCTCGACTATGCGTTCCATGTCACCGCGCTGAAATGCGTTCACCTGTCGGTGCTCTCTCCCAATGTCAACGCCATCAGCGCCTACGAACGCGCCGGATTCCGCCGGATCGGTGAACGTCGCGACTCGGGCTACTGGCTTGGCCAACGCGTCAACGAAACTCTCATGGACGCGGTTCCGGCCGATTTCCGTGGCCCTTCGGCCGTCCGGCATCTCGTGGAAACCCACTGA
- a CDS encoding lasso peptide biosynthesis B2 protein, with translation MDFQDGNVVLSPYMTLSPQVAAADLGPITVLVNYRTGKVETLIGPAARWLADLAATGDTRTSTDLDPASMRTLAHQLAEAGLVRSTSVATPFSQPVAGPAWVPSWGTQEMAAGRGVLPAVPILTVFGAALTLAVVLCLLWAGRAQTRMARLIRLLSWVCRYSTRDALPDDARKAVYAVRRAGSLFPGRVACLEESAAAVLLLGTSGRRVRWCHGVAADPVRLHAWVETCDRQLVAEPPSTLRFAVLRTIPVSEHEKETDEPGR, from the coding sequence ATGGATTTCCAGGACGGCAACGTAGTGCTTTCGCCATACATGACCCTTTCCCCTCAAGTGGCAGCGGCAGATTTGGGGCCGATCACGGTGCTGGTCAACTACCGCACCGGGAAAGTGGAGACGCTGATCGGCCCCGCCGCTCGCTGGCTCGCCGACCTCGCCGCCACCGGTGACACACGTACCTCAACGGATCTCGATCCGGCGTCGATGAGGACCTTGGCTCATCAACTCGCCGAGGCCGGGCTCGTTCGCTCGACATCGGTGGCGACCCCCTTCTCTCAGCCGGTGGCCGGCCCAGCATGGGTTCCCAGTTGGGGGACCCAGGAGATGGCGGCAGGGAGGGGCGTTCTCCCGGCGGTGCCGATCCTGACGGTGTTCGGCGCGGCTCTGACCCTGGCCGTCGTCTTGTGCCTACTGTGGGCGGGACGTGCCCAGACGCGGATGGCACGGCTGATTCGGCTTCTCTCATGGGTGTGCCGGTACAGCACCCGAGATGCCTTACCAGATGATGCGCGCAAAGCCGTCTACGCTGTTCGGCGCGCGGGGTCGCTGTTTCCGGGCCGTGTGGCCTGCTTGGAGGAATCCGCCGCTGCGGTCCTGCTGCTGGGAACTTCCGGCAGGCGGGTTCGCTGGTGTCATGGAGTCGCAGCCGATCCGGTCCGGCTGCACGCCTGGGTCGAAACGTGTGATCGTCAGCTGGTGGCCGAGCCGCCGTCCACACTGCGTTTCGCGGTGCTGCGGACCATCCCCGTCTCAGAACACGAAAAGGAGACCGATGAGCCAGGCCGATGA
- a CDS encoding albusnodin/ikarugamycin family macrolactam cyclase, with protein MRWFGGFSDPSVPPSAPGAALTPWPQVPGFWGVGHWPASELRTAQSADRYVAVLGICGATAADLGRLARDGIPDDVAHRWPGGYATIEITADRSRIWTDLGGTWPLYLTRAGEGIYWASSSLALAGLTGAEPDLERLIASLLAPAVPVLLEGKSAFEGIESIPPGSRLTLSRSGAAHLQRVWSPRPRSGPAARRLSTELSSAVALRLEAVTTLTADLSGGLDSTALALLAERARKPAQRLFGVTVHPDRRVVGGDLDYARHAAESSGIEHRLMPLNPRHAPYSLLDKVPATDEPAPSTIAYARFAGQLVWMREVLATQGHITGDGGDTLLCSPPVMLAELAAAGRHRRAAIETMRWARLRRLPAGSLLTSVYRAARMNRRCALTDVANVLSGKAAHKFGHGDIGWCLIDAAPPWATADARARAASIARDRADQLPDLPVGNITAAITAEAMAEVGRTARADAQIAELLGIPLHNPFTDSRVIDGSLSVPLVDRPAPADYKPLLCQAMSGVFPASLGARTTKGDFNADHYGGMRSNLAELLDMADGLLAAAGLVKPAELRRTLTLTASGLPIPFSSVEPVITAECWLRALREAPAVSWISRTAT; from the coding sequence ATGCGCTGGTTCGGTGGGTTCAGCGATCCATCGGTGCCACCATCGGCTCCGGGTGCTGCACTGACACCCTGGCCACAGGTGCCGGGATTCTGGGGAGTTGGGCACTGGCCCGCGTCCGAACTGCGAACCGCGCAGTCGGCGGACCGGTACGTTGCGGTGCTGGGAATTTGTGGGGCCACGGCCGCTGACCTCGGGCGGCTCGCCCGTGACGGGATTCCCGATGACGTGGCCCACCGGTGGCCGGGGGGCTATGCCACCATTGAGATCACCGCTGACCGGTCGAGGATCTGGACCGATCTGGGAGGAACCTGGCCGCTCTACCTCACTCGGGCCGGTGAGGGGATCTACTGGGCATCGAGTTCGCTGGCTTTGGCCGGGCTGACAGGAGCAGAGCCCGACCTCGAACGCCTCATCGCGTCGCTTCTGGCTCCCGCCGTCCCTGTCCTTCTGGAGGGAAAGTCGGCGTTCGAGGGCATCGAATCGATACCGCCGGGTTCCAGGCTGACTTTGTCCCGGTCGGGGGCAGCGCACCTGCAACGAGTGTGGTCACCTCGTCCTCGTTCCGGTCCGGCCGCGCGACGGCTGTCGACCGAACTCTCGTCGGCGGTGGCGTTGCGACTTGAGGCCGTGACGACGTTGACAGCCGACCTGTCCGGCGGATTGGACTCCACCGCGCTCGCACTGCTGGCTGAACGGGCTCGCAAACCTGCTCAGCGCCTGTTCGGTGTCACGGTGCATCCGGACCGCCGAGTCGTGGGAGGTGACTTGGACTACGCGCGCCACGCCGCCGAAAGTTCAGGAATCGAGCACCGGCTCATGCCGTTGAACCCTCGGCATGCCCCGTACTCATTGCTGGACAAGGTGCCTGCTACCGACGAGCCCGCTCCCAGCACGATCGCCTACGCTCGCTTTGCTGGGCAGCTCGTCTGGATGCGCGAGGTGCTCGCCACTCAAGGGCACATAACGGGCGACGGCGGAGATACCCTGCTGTGCTCACCGCCGGTCATGCTCGCCGAACTCGCCGCGGCCGGGCGGCATCGGCGGGCGGCGATCGAAACCATGCGGTGGGCGCGCTTGCGGCGGCTCCCCGCAGGTTCGTTGCTGACGTCCGTCTACCGCGCGGCACGTATGAACCGTCGCTGTGCGCTTACCGATGTGGCAAACGTGCTCAGCGGAAAGGCTGCCCACAAATTCGGCCATGGCGATATCGGATGGTGCCTGATCGACGCAGCGCCGCCTTGGGCTACCGCCGACGCCCGCGCACGGGCCGCCTCGATCGCACGGGACCGTGCTGACCAGCTGCCCGATCTCCCGGTAGGGAACATCACGGCTGCGATCACCGCCGAGGCGATGGCCGAGGTGGGACGCACGGCACGTGCGGACGCTCAGATCGCCGAACTCCTCGGGATACCTCTGCACAACCCCTTCACCGATTCGCGAGTCATCGATGGCTCTCTGTCCGTCCCGTTGGTCGACCGGCCCGCCCCCGCCGACTACAAGCCGCTCCTGTGCCAAGCCATGTCCGGAGTGTTTCCCGCGTCGCTGGGCGCACGCACGACCAAGGGCGACTTCAACGCCGATCACTATGGTGGGATGCGCTCCAACCTGGCCGAACTGCTGGACATGGCCGATGGGCTCCTCGCAGCGGCCGGGCTGGTGAAGCCAGCCGAACTACGGCGCACATTGACCTTGACTGCGAGCGGGCTTCCCATCCCCTTCTCCAGCGTCGAGCCTGTGATCACGGCGGAATGCTGGCTTCGTGCGCTCCGTGAGGCTCCGGCCGTGTCATGGATTTCCAGGACGGCAACGTAG
- a CDS encoding albusnodin family lasso peptide — MNQERVRDGEEESPILLLSLGEVSGMTLGQGRGSSEDKRRAYN, encoded by the coding sequence GTGAACCAGGAGCGCGTTCGGGACGGCGAGGAAGAGTCGCCGATCTTGCTGCTGAGCCTCGGTGAGGTGTCGGGCATGACGCTCGGGCAGGGGCGCGGTAGCTCCGAGGACAAGCGGCGGGCCTACAACTGA
- a CDS encoding helix-turn-helix domain-containing protein, producing the protein MSSSPSSSAQAAREAVAARLKEMRLDAGLTGVELGVRCGWHKAKSSRIENARTPPSDADIRAWTRICGVPEQATDLIAASRTAETMYVEWKRKQRTGLRRLQESYVPLYERTRQFRVYSSDVVPGFLQTVDYATALLAAITEFRGIPDDVSDAVEARMARSQIIREGRRRFAFLIEESVLRYRIGDRETMSSQLEHLLTTMSLPTVSLGIIPFDVDRRIWPMEACYIYDDQLVQAELLTADVSISTPGEVGTYLKAFARLQEEAVYGVKARTLINSAIDALG; encoded by the coding sequence ATGTCCTCGTCGCCATCCTCCAGCGCCCAGGCCGCACGTGAAGCCGTTGCCGCGCGGCTGAAAGAGATGCGCCTGGACGCCGGGCTGACGGGGGTCGAGCTCGGCGTCCGGTGCGGCTGGCACAAGGCGAAATCTTCCCGCATCGAGAACGCCAGGACTCCGCCATCGGATGCCGATATCCGCGCGTGGACCCGCATTTGCGGGGTGCCGGAACAGGCCACCGATCTCATTGCCGCGTCACGCACCGCCGAGACGATGTATGTGGAGTGGAAACGTAAGCAACGTACCGGCCTGCGTCGTCTTCAGGAGTCGTACGTCCCGCTCTACGAGCGCACTCGCCAGTTTCGCGTCTACTCTTCGGACGTGGTCCCGGGGTTCCTGCAGACTGTCGACTACGCCACCGCGCTCCTCGCCGCGATCACCGAGTTTCGGGGAATCCCCGATGACGTTAGCGATGCGGTGGAAGCTCGCATGGCCCGGTCGCAGATCATCCGTGAAGGACGCCGCCGCTTCGCCTTCCTCATCGAGGAATCTGTATTGCGGTACCGCATCGGTGATCGAGAAACGATGTCCAGCCAACTTGAACACCTACTGACAACGATGTCGCTTCCAACGGTTTCTCTGGGCATCATTCCTTTCGATGTCGATCGCCGCATATGGCCGATGGAAGCGTGCTACATCTACGATGACCAACTGGTCCAAGCGGAGCTTCTGACGGCGGACGTCAGCATAAGTACACCAGGCGAAGTCGGAACATACCTGAAGGCGTTCGCTCGGCTGCAGGAAGAAGCCGTCTACGGCGTGAAGGCGCGGACGCTGATCAACTCTGCGATCGACGCGCTGGGCTGA
- a CDS encoding DUF6879 family protein: MPQSVPSFIDMLAACRQSAVHLEMRDLYSVGDEVEEFDAWRAGHRTDWEDRESWWHPFYQAISDAVARGATVRRARIVSEPVTEYIRYEHYITHANIVAGERVRWLPRRRATDLALPGNDFWLFDDRLVRVNHFTGDGVMTGNEIVEDSAVVKLCGAAFEAVWERAVPHEDYKV, from the coding sequence ATGCCGCAGAGCGTGCCCAGCTTCATTGACATGCTGGCCGCCTGTCGGCAGTCGGCCGTGCACCTGGAGATGCGCGACCTGTACTCGGTCGGAGACGAGGTCGAGGAGTTCGACGCGTGGCGAGCCGGCCACCGAACCGACTGGGAGGACCGGGAGTCGTGGTGGCATCCCTTCTACCAAGCGATCTCGGACGCCGTGGCACGCGGAGCGACGGTCCGGCGGGCGAGGATCGTCTCCGAACCGGTGACCGAGTACATCCGGTATGAGCACTACATCACCCACGCGAACATCGTGGCCGGTGAGCGAGTGCGCTGGCTGCCTCGCCGACGCGCGACGGACCTCGCACTCCCGGGGAACGATTTCTGGCTCTTCGATGACCGGCTGGTACGCGTCAACCACTTCACCGGTGACGGGGTCATGACCGGCAACGAGATCGTCGAGGATTCCGCCGTGGTGAAGCTCTGCGGCGCTGCCTTCGAGGCGGTTTGGGAAAGAGCCGTGCCGCATGAGGATTACAAGGTCTGA
- a CDS encoding TetR/AcrR family transcriptional regulator: MAQQRGRPRGFDRDAALRQAMALFWERGYEATSISDLTAAMGIRPASLYAAFGDKKTLFKEVVAFYGQQPQGTFGAAALREEPTARQAFERLLRDTAAHCADTTHPPGCLVISAATNVTAEDDEIATFLRDRRTANKTAFRDRLQAAQATGELPPTADPNTLASYFAAVVQGMSQQARDGADKAELTQIAAQAMTTWPE; the protein is encoded by the coding sequence ATGGCACAGCAACGCGGACGTCCGCGCGGCTTCGATCGCGACGCCGCACTACGGCAGGCGATGGCCCTCTTCTGGGAGCGCGGCTACGAAGCGACCTCCATCAGCGACCTCACCGCCGCGATGGGCATCCGCCCGGCCAGCCTGTACGCGGCGTTCGGCGACAAGAAAACCCTCTTCAAAGAGGTAGTGGCCTTCTACGGGCAACAGCCGCAGGGCACGTTCGGCGCAGCCGCGCTCCGCGAAGAGCCCACCGCACGCCAAGCGTTCGAGCGGCTCCTCAGGGACACCGCCGCCCACTGTGCGGACACGACCCACCCGCCCGGCTGCCTGGTCATCAGCGCCGCCACCAACGTGACCGCCGAAGACGACGAGATCGCAACGTTCCTCCGCGACCGCCGCACCGCGAACAAAACCGCGTTCCGCGACCGCCTCCAGGCGGCCCAGGCCACCGGCGAGCTCCCCCCGACCGCCGACCCGAACACCCTCGCGTCCTACTTCGCCGCCGTCGTCCAAGGCATGTCCCAACAGGCCCGCGACGGCGCCGACAAAGCAGAACTAACCCAAATAGCCGCCCAAGCCATGACCACCTGGCCCGAGTAA
- a CDS encoding SDR family oxidoreductase, whose product MNALDGKVALVTGGGRGIGRAIAERFARDGAIVAITYARNSAAADELVEGIRARGGRAFAFQAELGTHGDAQRLWDAFDKEVAQYSSGGVDIIVNNAGEGLYQDLESMTEDAFDRVYAVNVRAPFFIVQQALPRLRDGGRIINIGSGVTRLAMPSIMGYGATKGAMDVFTLNLAELLGPRGVTANTIAPGIVDTDMNADWLRGNAEADEHWSERTALRRVGRPDDIADIAAFLASDDSRWVTAQVIDATGGTDL is encoded by the coding sequence ATGAACGCACTGGACGGCAAGGTCGCGCTGGTCACCGGAGGTGGGCGGGGCATCGGACGGGCCATCGCGGAGCGTTTCGCGCGGGACGGCGCCATCGTGGCGATCACCTACGCGCGGAACTCCGCGGCGGCTGACGAGCTGGTGGAGGGCATTCGGGCGCGTGGGGGGCGCGCGTTCGCGTTCCAGGCCGAGCTCGGGACGCACGGGGACGCCCAGCGGTTGTGGGACGCCTTCGACAAGGAGGTCGCGCAGTACTCGTCCGGTGGTGTCGACATCATCGTGAACAACGCCGGCGAGGGGCTTTACCAGGACCTCGAGTCGATGACCGAGGACGCCTTCGACCGGGTGTACGCGGTCAACGTGCGGGCGCCGTTCTTCATCGTCCAGCAGGCGCTTCCGCGGCTGCGGGACGGGGGGCGGATCATCAACATCGGCAGCGGTGTGACGCGGCTCGCGATGCCGTCGATCATGGGTTACGGGGCCACCAAGGGGGCCATGGACGTGTTCACGCTCAACCTCGCCGAACTGCTCGGGCCGCGCGGCGTCACCGCGAACACGATCGCGCCCGGCATCGTCGACACCGACATGAACGCCGACTGGTTGCGCGGGAACGCCGAGGCCGACGAGCACTGGTCGGAGCGGACCGCGCTGCGGCGGGTGGGGCGCCCGGACGACATCGCCGACATCGCCGCGTTCCTGGCGTCCGACGACTCCCGCTGGGTGACGGCCCAGGTCATCGACGCGACCGGTGGCACCGACCTCTGA
- a CDS encoding phosphorylase family protein: MAIEPPVEELLDSIEAVDADGWYPAIDVHRPWSTANPQITGEFARPDAIRPYLRRELTALMKAGATVTVRASRPALAFDDPDFFEALDEDRVDLRHKKLFLFGPERMALSLDRLSHYSGTPAEYFQRHILFTNYAMHVESFRERFPDAEGPSRPGVQMPTWHQRTPDGTGVSLVNIGVGPSNAKTITDHLAVLRPDTMVMIGHCGGLRNHQALGDFVLATAYQRADHVLDEVLPLDIPVIPNHRLNTILLDSLDDARARYRLGVVHTTDNRNWEFNQGRTLAMMKSARCIAVDMESATIAANGFRYRIPNATLLCVSDKPLHAEPKLSDGARSFYEASKRHHLDIALAALDRIRREYPDGLPNQELRASDEPLLGADQAR, encoded by the coding sequence GTGGCAATCGAACCCCCCGTCGAAGAACTGCTCGACTCGATCGAGGCCGTGGACGCCGACGGCTGGTACCCGGCCATCGACGTCCACCGGCCCTGGTCGACGGCGAACCCGCAGATCACCGGAGAATTCGCCCGCCCGGACGCGATCCGCCCCTACCTGCGCCGCGAACTGACCGCGCTGATGAAGGCCGGCGCGACCGTCACCGTCCGCGCGTCCCGTCCCGCGCTCGCGTTCGACGACCCCGACTTCTTCGAGGCTCTCGACGAAGACCGCGTCGACCTCCGCCACAAGAAACTCTTCCTGTTCGGCCCCGAACGGATGGCCCTCTCCCTCGACCGCCTCTCGCACTACTCCGGGACGCCCGCCGAGTACTTCCAGCGGCACATCCTGTTCACCAACTACGCGATGCACGTCGAGTCGTTCCGCGAACGCTTCCCCGACGCCGAGGGCCCGTCCCGTCCGGGCGTCCAGATGCCCACCTGGCACCAGCGCACCCCGGACGGCACCGGCGTCAGCCTCGTCAACATCGGCGTCGGCCCGTCCAACGCCAAGACCATCACCGACCACCTCGCCGTGCTGCGCCCCGACACCATGGTGATGATCGGCCACTGCGGCGGCCTCCGGAACCACCAGGCCCTCGGCGACTTCGTGCTCGCGACCGCCTACCAGCGCGCCGACCACGTCCTCGACGAGGTGCTCCCCCTCGACATCCCCGTCATCCCCAACCACCGGCTCAACACGATCCTGCTCGACAGCCTCGACGACGCCCGCGCCCGCTACCGCCTCGGCGTCGTCCACACCACCGACAACCGCAACTGGGAGTTCAACCAGGGCCGCACCCTCGCCATGATGAAGAGCGCCCGCTGCATCGCCGTCGACATGGAGTCCGCGACGATCGCCGCGAACGGCTTCCGCTACCGCATCCCCAACGCGACGCTCCTCTGCGTCTCCGACAAGCCCCTCCACGCCGAACCCAAACTCTCCGACGGCGCACGCTCGTTCTACGAGGCCAGCAAGCGGCACCACCTGGACATCGCCCTCGCCGCCCTCGACCGGATCCGCCGCGAGTACCCCGACGGACTCCCCAACCAGGAACTCCGCGCCTCCGACGAACCCCTCCTCGGCGCCGACCAGGCCCGATAA
- a CDS encoding tetratricopeptide repeat protein → MYEDFQRARMFFDAKDYVTAARLLAPIVEDAPRNRSAVELLARAYFHSAQLRPAERTLRRLLDLDPSDGWAHEVLARTLERQNRPGDARVHHNLAAAMGVAEAAPVDVSLTAADLA, encoded by the coding sequence ATGTACGAGGACTTCCAGCGGGCGCGCATGTTCTTCGACGCGAAGGACTACGTCACCGCCGCCCGGCTCCTCGCGCCCATCGTCGAGGACGCCCCCCGCAACCGTTCCGCCGTCGAGCTGCTGGCCCGCGCCTACTTCCACAGCGCCCAGCTCCGGCCCGCCGAGCGGACGCTGCGCCGGCTGCTCGACCTCGACCCGAGCGACGGCTGGGCGCACGAGGTCCTCGCCCGGACCCTCGAACGCCAGAACCGTCCCGGCGACGCGCGCGTCCACCACAACCTCGCCGCCGCCATGGGCGTCGCGGAAGCCGCCCCGGTCGACGTCTCCCTCACCGCCGCCGACCTGGCCTAG
- a CDS encoding pyruvate dehydrogenase yields the protein MATVAEQFIEVLRRAGVRRIYGVVGDSLNPVVDAVRRTGGIDWVHVRNEEAGAFAAAAEAQTTGRLAVCAGSCGPGNTHLVQGLYDAHRSGAPVLALASQIPSTQIGTNYFQETHPERLFVDCSHYCEAIGTPEQMPRILRTAMQHAIGLGGVSVLTLSGDVASRDAPHPTGEHDFLVRPGIVRPPSDQVDQLARALNHAEKVMLFCGTGSRNARTEVMALAHKTLSPVGHALRGKEWIQYDNPFDVGMSGLLGYGACYDAMQEADLVVLLGTDFPYDDFLPLQNTIQVDHDASHLGRRTPLDLAVHGDVGETLRLVLDRVEQKRDRTYLETMLRQHTRALEGVVSAYTRDIEKHTPIHPEYVASVLDDLADDDAIFTVDTGMCNVWAARYITPNGRRRVMGSFVHGSMANALPHAIGAQYGAPGRQVVSMSGDGGLGMLLGELLTVRLHRVPVKTIVFNNASLGMVRLEMMVDGLPAHETDHEPVDFAAIAAAAGIESARVERPADVRPAMERALAAPGPYLLDVVTDPNALSIPPRITPQQIKGFALSAGKTVLTGGVGKMLDLARSNLRNIPRP from the coding sequence ATGGCGACGGTCGCGGAACAGTTCATCGAGGTGCTGCGGCGCGCGGGCGTCCGCCGGATCTACGGCGTCGTCGGCGACAGCCTCAACCCCGTCGTCGACGCCGTCCGCCGCACCGGCGGCATCGACTGGGTGCACGTCCGCAACGAGGAGGCCGGCGCCTTCGCGGCCGCCGCCGAGGCCCAGACCACCGGACGGCTCGCCGTCTGCGCCGGAAGCTGCGGGCCCGGCAACACCCACCTCGTCCAGGGCCTCTACGACGCCCACCGCTCCGGCGCGCCCGTCCTCGCGCTCGCGTCCCAGATCCCGAGCACCCAGATCGGGACGAACTACTTCCAGGAGACGCACCCCGAGCGTCTCTTCGTCGACTGCAGCCACTACTGCGAGGCGATCGGCACCCCCGAACAGATGCCCCGCATCCTCCGCACGGCGATGCAGCACGCGATCGGGCTCGGCGGCGTCTCCGTCCTCACCCTCTCCGGCGACGTCGCCAGCCGCGACGCCCCGCACCCCACGGGCGAGCACGACTTCCTCGTCCGTCCGGGCATCGTCCGTCCTCCCTCCGACCAGGTGGACCAGCTGGCGCGCGCGCTGAACCACGCGGAAAAGGTCATGCTGTTCTGTGGCACGGGCTCACGGAACGCGCGCACCGAAGTGATGGCACTCGCCCACAAAACCCTCTCCCCAGTGGGCCACGCCCTCAGGGGCAAGGAATGGATCCAGTACGACAACCCCTTCGACGTCGGCATGAGCGGACTCCTCGGCTATGGAGCCTGCTACGACGCCATGCAGGAAGCCGACCTCGTCGTCCTCCTCGGCACCGACTTCCCGTATGACGACTTCCTGCCCCTGCAGAACACGATCCAGGTGGACCACGACGCGTCCCACCTGGGCCGCCGTACACCCCTTGACCTCGCCGTCCACGGCGACGTGGGCGAAACCCTCCGCCTGGTCCTCGACCGTGTCGAACAGAAACGAGACCGCACCTACCTGGAGACGATGCTGCGCCAGCACACGCGCGCGCTCGAAGGGGTCGTCTCCGCCTACACCCGCGACATCGAGAAGCACACGCCGATCCACCCCGAATACGTCGCCAGCGTCCTCGACGACCTCGCCGACGACGACGCGATCTTCACCGTCGACACCGGGATGTGCAACGTGTGGGCCGCCCGCTACATCACCCCGAACGGGCGCCGCCGCGTGATGGGATCGTTCGTCCACGGCTCCATGGCCAACGCCCTCCCGCACGCCATCGGCGCCCAGTACGGCGCCCCCGGCCGCCAGGTCGTCTCGATGTCCGGCGACGGCGGCCTCGGCATGCTCCTCGGCGAACTCCTCACCGTCCGCCTGCACCGCGTCCCCGTGAAGACGATCGTGTTCAACAACGCGTCCCTCGGCATGGTCCGCCTCGAGATGATGGTCGACGGCCTCCCCGCCCACGAGACCGACCACGAACCCGTCGACTTCGCCGCGATCGCCGCGGCCGCCGGGATCGAATCCGCGCGCGTCGAACGCCCCGCCGACGTCCGTCCCGCCATGGAACGCGCCCTCGCCGCCCCCGGCCCGTACCTCCTCGACGTCGTCACGGACCCGAACGCCCTGTCCATCCCGCCGCGCATCACCCCGCAGCAGATCAAGGGCTTCGCGCTGTCCGCGGGCAAGACCGTCCTCACCGGCGGCGTCGGCAAGATGCTCGACCTCGCCCGCAGCAACCTCCGCAACATCCCCCGCCCCTGA